A genome region from Arachis duranensis cultivar V14167 chromosome 8, aradu.V14167.gnm2.J7QH, whole genome shotgun sequence includes the following:
- the LOC107460157 gene encoding uncharacterized protein LOC107460157: MLKFLSKVKIEYNALDPRIASCMEFMAQCNSRKARESNPACQVEVKRRTDEHPPQITVTFVNGVEQAFDATSTPAQSIRTMILEKGQTLETEQMFREAGESWPVIIPKEELSHPAPGVKPRKAEEKKQ; the protein is encoded by the exons ATGTTGAAGTTCCTATCAAAAGTGAAGATCGAGTACAATGCGCTGGACCCGCGAATAGCATCGTGTATGGAGTTTATGGCACAGTGCAACTCACGCAAGGCGAGGGAATCAAACCCTGCGTGCCAGGTGGAGGTGAAGCGCCGAACCGACGAACACCCGCCGCAGATCACGGTGACCTTCGTCAACGGCGTCGAGCAAGCCTTCGATGCGACCTCAACCCCTGCACAGAGCATAAGGACCATGATTCTTGAAAAAGGCCAAACCCTAGAGACCGAGCAGATGTTCCGAGAAGCTGGTGAGTCATGGCCCGTCATCATTCCCAAAGAAGAGCTATCTCATCCCGCACCTGGCGTCAAG CCCAGGAAAGCAGAGGAGAAGAAGCAATAG
- the LOC107460156 gene encoding probable methyltransferase At1g29790, which translates to MGSVSLKIGDGTARFQSATVCSSAVNILMIFSVITTNLFALYAFTASNKHHQSQHLLLQHAHKNFSLISEQVQLILNEIDSSQKKLAQMEKQLLGYDTIDLSRPNIAPELKLFLQQHQLPLGKDSKTGITEMVPSVGHSCEKSSDLLSQYMTYKVHGSCQDDWILAQKLILRACEPLPRRRCFAKVVSKVGLYPFPDSLWKPVANKTVNWSGLSCKNFQCLNGKKLNRECIGCFDLLNGYESQRFVKARGKNDFLIDDVLELGSGGIRVGLDLGGGSGSFAARMAERNVTVITSTLNVDAPFSEFIAARGLFPLYLSLDHRFPFYDNVFDLVHAASSLDVGGKPEKLEFLMFDIDRILRPDGLFWLDNFYCTSDEKKRELTRLIEKFGYKKLKWVVGEKIDSLGSGKSEVVLSAVLQKPVRV; encoded by the coding sequence ATGGGTTCTGTTTCTCTGAAGATAGGAGATGGAACTGCGAGATTCCAGAGTGCCACTGTGTGTTCTTCAGCTGTCAACATCCTCATGATATTCTCCGTTATCACCACCAACCTCTTCGCCCTCTACGCTTTCACCGCTTCCAACAAACACCACCAAAGCCAGCACCTTCTCCTCCAGCATGCTCACAAGAACTTCTCCCTCATCTCCGAGCAGGTCCAGCTCATACTCAACGAGATCGATTCCTCTCAGAAGAAGCTTGCCCAGATGGAGAAACAGCTTCTCGGTTACGATACCATCGATCTTTCAAGGCCCAACATTGCACCCGAGCTCAAACTCTTTCTCCAGCAACACCAGCTCCCTCTCGGCAAAGATTCCAAGACTGGAATCACTGAGATGGTGCCATCTGTTGGCCATTCCTGCGAGAAATCCTCCGACTTGTTGTCTCAGTACATGACTTACAAGGTTCATGGAAGCTGCCAAGATGATTGGATTTTGGCGCAGAAGCTTATCTTGCGTGCCTGTGAGCCTTTGCCTCGAAGAAGGTGTTTTGCTAAGGTCGTTTCCAAGGTCGGCCTTTATCCTTTTCCTGATTCACTTTGGAAACCTGTTGCTAATAAAACTGTTAACTGGAGTGGTCTTAGTTGTAAGAATTTCCAGTGTTTGAATGGGAAGAAGTTGAATAGAGAGTGTATTGGCTGTTTTGATTTGCTTAATGGTTATGAGAGTCAGAGGTTTGTTAAGGCTAGGGGTAAGAATGACTTTCTCATTGATGATGTGTTGGAACTGGGAAGTGGTGGAATCAGAGTTGGGCTTGATCTTGGAGGTGGCTCTGGCTCCTTTGCTGCTAGAATGGCCGAAAGGAATGTAACTGTGATTACAAGTACTCTGAATGTTGATGCCCCTTTCAGCGAATTCATTGCGGCAAGGGGATTATTCCCTCTTTACTTGAGCTTAGATCATAGGTTCCCGTTCTATGATAATGTGTTTGACTTGGTCCATGCTGCAAGCTCCTTGGATGTTGGTGGGAAACCAGAGAAGTTAGAGTTTTTGATGTTCGACATTGATCGCATTTTGCGCCCAGATGGCTTGTTTTGGCTGGACAACTTCTATTGCACAAGCgatgagaagaagagagaaCTGACTCGGTTGATCGAAAAGTTTGGATATAAAAAGTTGAAATGGGTTGTGGGAGAGAAAATTGATAGTCTTGGATCAGGCAAGTCTGAAGTTGTCTTATCTGCTGTTCTTCAGAAGCCAGTAAGGGTGTAA
- the LOC107460158 gene encoding auxin response factor 12-like: MKEQSGTPLASLPRPQPQVEWNELGYSSWDTQTSQNLKRPLEATLLENTFLTSPCMPHYDNGTVEMNIHLKPQLGNNTRSRLWIPQQEESVAKRALLQQMNATLPKVNRKGHLAGSGSGSVSIIPQNDQHFLTELDQHSFEIDNHLSPDISKLESEVLSDPVNPQSQNWSSSVVGIPQSDSATVNGLIPQQDTDEWMVHSSCQQGLQEHRILRSEAVLRNLSAKSNNPGEIWGNTSVDVSSASATMVEPSNSSAILDEFCTLQDKDFQKLSDCIVSNFSMSQDVQSQITSASLAESHVFFVQDLAIDAGGASSSHADFNECSFLQNNSRPRVASKAPPRRTYTKVQRAGSVGRSIDVTAFKNYEELIHAIESMFGLEGLLNDDTRDRDSEWKLVYVDYENDVLLVGDDPWGEFVNCVRCIRILSPTELKKMSKEGMQLLNSGALQRINGHMH, from the exons atgaaggaacaaTCAGGCACGCCCCTTGCATCGTTGCCTCGGCCTCAACCTCAG GTGGAGTGGAATGAGCTTGGATATAGTTCATGGGACACTCAGACTTCTCAAAATCTTAAGAGGCCATTAGAAGCTACATTGTTGG AGAACACTTTCCTAACAAGTCCCTGCATGCCACATTATGATAATGGAACTGTTGAAATGAATATTCATTTGAAACCTCAACTTGGAAACAACACTAGATCCCGTTTATGGATTCCTCAGCAAGAAGAATCTGTTGCTAAGAGAGCTCTCTTACAACAGATGAACGCAACGCTGCCTAAGGTTAACAGAAAAGGTCATCTTGCAGGTTCAGGTTCAGGTTCAGTTAGCATAATACCACAGAATGATCAACATTTTCTAACTGAACTAGATCAACAttcttttgaaattgataatcATTTGTCTCCTGACATttctaaattagaatctgaggTGTTAAGTGATCCTGTTAACCCTCAAAGTCAAAATTGGAGTTCATCAGTGGTTGGTATTCCCCAATCTGATTCTGCCACTGTGAATGGCCTAATTCCTCAGCAAGATACAGATGAATGGATGGTGCATTCTTCTTGCCAACAAGGATTGCAAGAACATCGTATATTAAGATCTGAAGCAGTTTTGAGGAATCTCTCAGCTAAGAGCAACAATCCTGGTGAAATTTGGGGTAACACCAGTGTTGATGTTAGCAGTGCAAGTGCCACCATGGTTGAGCCTTCGAATTCAAGTGCCATTTTGGATGAATTTTGCACACTTCAGGACAAGGATTTTCAGAAACTATCAGATTGCATCGTGAGCAACTTCAGTATGAGCCAGGATGTCCAGTCACAGATAACATCAGCAAGTCTAGCTGAGTCCCATGTGTTTTTTGTGCAAGACCTCGCCATCGACGCAGGTGGTGCATCTTCAAGCCATGCTGATTTTAATGAATGCAGCTTTCTGCAAAATAATTCAAGGCCGCGAGTAGCTTCGAAAGCTCCACCCAGGCGTACCTATACTAAG GTACAAAGGGCTGGTTCTGTAGGAAGATCAATTGATGTCACTGCTTTCAAGAACTATGAGGAACTGATACATGCAATTGAATCCATGTTCGGACTCGAGGGTCTGCTTAATGACGACACCAGAGACAGAGATTCAGAATGGAAGTTAGTATATGTTGATTACGAGAATGATGTTCTACTTGTTGGGGATGATCCTTGGGG GGAATTTGTGAACTGCGTCCGCTGCATCAGAATTTTGTCACCTACAGAGCTTAAGAAGATGAGCAAAGAGGGAATGCAGCTTCTAAATAGTGGTGCATTGCAACGGATCAATGGTCACATGCACTAA